The following coding sequences lie in one Micropterus dolomieu isolate WLL.071019.BEF.003 ecotype Adirondacks linkage group LG15, ASM2129224v1, whole genome shotgun sequence genomic window:
- the LOC123983883 gene encoding inhibitor of nuclear factor kappa-B kinase subunit alpha-like isoform X1 — translation MERTALKQSQLCGSWEMKDRLGTGGFGHVYLYQHLELGEKIAVKLCRLELNSKNKDRWSREIQIMKKLKHVNIVQAREVPEELSSIALNDLPLLAMEYCSRGDLRKVLNKPENCCGLKESEILLLLSDIGSGIQYLHENKIIHRDLKPENIVLQDVDGKLVHKIIDLGYAKDLDQGSLCTSFVGTLQYLAPELFESKRYTVTVDYWSFGTVLFECTCGFRPFLHHMQPVQWTSKVKNKGPKDIMAVEDMNGEIRFSTHLPYPNNLSRPLLEPIESLLQMLLQWEPTERGGGLDPDTNKLCCYTVLQNLLDMKVIHVLDMTSAQLHSLVLGAEESLHSLQLRLETHTQSHISPLSQELLLETGISLDPRRLPAHCLPDGLRGWDTSIVFLFDKSLAKYSGPLTARPLPDSVNFIVRETKTQLPLSALRKVWGEAVSYICGLKEDYIRLYQGQRAAMLSLLRYNTNLTRYKNMLFSHSQQLQAKLAFFKTSIQYDLERYTKQRNTGVSSEKLLKTWQENEEKADGYTKVADLGYLDEEIVALHSEIVELQRSPFARRQEDVMQQLENKAIELYKQLKAKCKSHDPPHGYSDSSDMVKTILQTVQNQDRVLKDMYTHLSTILVCKRRILDLFPKLEKAVKNIKTAEAAVIQMQMKRQKEFWYLLKIACAQRNASSPSLMQQPTDSKTVHQLLDENELYLSQLTSLLQDANQEMEHSVMEQDWSWTRYGVVTTRPQKL, via the exons ATGGAGCGGACTGCACTCAAACAGAGCCAGCTGTGTGGCTCCTGGGAGATGAAGGACAGACTTGGGACAGGAGGCTTTGGGCATGTCTACCTGTACCAGCACCTT GAGTTGGGAGAGAAGATAGCTGTGAAACTTTGCCGCCTGGAGCTGAACTCCAAGAATAAAGACCGCTGGAGCAGAGAGATTCAGATCATGAAGAA GCTGAAACATGTGAACATTGTTCAGGCCAGAGAAGTTCCAGAAGAGCTGAGCTCAATTGCTTTAAATGACTTACCTCTGCTGGCCATGGAGTACTGCTCAAGAGGAGACCTACGCAAG GTGTTGAATAAACCGGAAAATTGTTGTGGACTAAAGGAGAGTGAAATCCTCTTGCTGCTCAGTGACATTG GTTCTGGTATCCAGTATCTCCATGAAAATAAGATAATCCACAGAGATTTAAAACCAGAGAACATAGTTCTGCAGGATGTTGATGGGAAG CTAGTCCATAAAATCATAGATCTGGGTTATGCAAAAGACCTAGATCAGGGCAGTCTCTGCACATCCTTTGTTGGAACGCTCCAGTATTTG GCTCCAGAGCTCTTTGAAAGTAAACGTTACACTGTAACTGTGGACTACTGGAGCTTTGGCACAGTGCTCTTTGAATGCACTTGTGGCTTTCGCCCCTTTTTACACCACATGCAGCCCGTACAGTG GACAAGTAAAGTCAAGAACAAAGGTCCCAAAGACATCATGGCAGTAGAGGACATGAATGGAGAAATCCGATTCTCCACACATCTCCCATATCCCAACAATCTCAGCAg gCCACTGCTGGAACCAATTGAGTCTCTTCTACAGATGCTGTTACAGTGGGAACCCACGGAACGTGGTGGAGGGCTGGATCCTGACACAAACAAGCTGTGCTGCTACACAGTTCTACAGAATCTTCTCGACATGAAG GTGATTCATGTGTTGGACATGACGTCAGCACAGCTGCACTCGTTGGTTTTGGGTGCTGAGGAGAGCTTACACTCCCTGCAGCTTCGTCTGGAGACACACACTCAGTCACACATCTCCCCGCTGAGTCAAGAGCTGCTGCTTGAGACGGGAATCTCCCTCGACCCACGCAGACTTCCCGCACACTGTCTGCCAGATGGATTG CGAGGCTGGGACACCTCCATCGTCTTCCTGTTCGATAAGAGCTTGGCCAAGTACTCTGGGCCACTGACTGCCAGACCTCTGCCAGACAGTGTCAACTTTATAG TGAGGGAGACTAAAACACAGCTCCCGCTGTCTGCACTGAGAAAGGTGTGGGGCGAAGCAGTCAGCTACATCTGTGGACTGAAAGAGGACTACATTCGCCTCTACCAGGGGCAGAGGGCTGCCAT gctgaGTCTGCTTCGCTACAACACCAACTTGACACGGTACAAGAACATGCTGTTCTCCCACTCGCAGCAGCTCCAAGCCAAGCTGGCTTTTTTTAAGACCAGTATCCAGTACGACCTTGAGCGATACACCAAGCAGAGAAACACCGGCGTCT CTTCTGAAAAGTTGCTGAAGACCTGGCAGGAaaatgaagagaaggctgatgGGTATACGAAG GTTGCAGATTTGGGGTATCTGGATGAAGAGATAGTGGCTCTACATTCTGAGATCGTGGAGTTGCAGAGGAGTCCATTTGCAAGGAGACAGGAGGATGTAATGCAACAGCT tGAGAACAAGGCTATTGAACTCTACAAGCAACTGAAAGCTAAATGCAAAA GTCATGACCCTCCACATGGCTACAGTGACAGCTCAGACATGGTGAAGACCATTCTCCAAACAGTTCAGAACCAGGACAGAGTGCTGAAAGACATGTACACTCACCTGAG TACAATTCTGGTGTGTAAGCGGCGCATCCTTGATTTGTTCCCTAAGTTGGAAAAGGctgtaaaaaacataaaaactgcaGAGGCAGCAGTTATTCAGATGCAaatgaagagacagaaagagttCTGGTACCTCCTCAAGATTGCCTGT GCCCAGAGAAATGCTTCATCACCGTCACTTATGCAGCAACCCACTGACAG TAAAACTGTTCATCAGTTACTGGATGAGAATGAGCTTTATCTGAGTCAGCTAACTTCTCTGCTGCAAGACGCCAATCAGGAGATGGAGCACAGTGTCATG GAGCAGGACTGGAGCTGGACTCGGTACGGAGTTGTGACAACCCGACCTCAGAAGCTGTAG
- the LOC123983883 gene encoding inhibitor of nuclear factor kappa-B kinase subunit alpha-like isoform X2 codes for MTYLCWPWSTAQEETYARYQVLNKPENCCGLKESEILLLLSDIGSGIQYLHENKIIHRDLKPENIVLQDVDGKLVHKIIDLGYAKDLDQGSLCTSFVGTLQYLAPELFESKRYTVTVDYWSFGTVLFECTCGFRPFLHHMQPVQWTSKVKNKGPKDIMAVEDMNGEIRFSTHLPYPNNLSRPLLEPIESLLQMLLQWEPTERGGGLDPDTNKLCCYTVLQNLLDMKVIHVLDMTSAQLHSLVLGAEESLHSLQLRLETHTQSHISPLSQELLLETGISLDPRRLPAHCLPDGLRGWDTSIVFLFDKSLAKYSGPLTARPLPDSVNFIVRETKTQLPLSALRKVWGEAVSYICGLKEDYIRLYQGQRAAMLSLLRYNTNLTRYKNMLFSHSQQLQAKLAFFKTSIQYDLERYTKQRNTGVSSEKLLKTWQENEEKADGYTKVADLGYLDEEIVALHSEIVELQRSPFARRQEDVMQQLENKAIELYKQLKAKCKSHDPPHGYSDSSDMVKTILQTVQNQDRVLKDMYTHLSTILVCKRRILDLFPKLEKAVKNIKTAEAAVIQMQMKRQKEFWYLLKIACAQRNASSPSLMQQPTDSKTVHQLLDENELYLSQLTSLLQDANQEMEHSVMEQDWSWTRYGVVTTRPQKL; via the exons ATGACTTACCTCTGCTGGCCATGGAGTACTGCTCAAGAGGAGACCTACGCAAGGTACCAA GTGTTGAATAAACCGGAAAATTGTTGTGGACTAAAGGAGAGTGAAATCCTCTTGCTGCTCAGTGACATTG GTTCTGGTATCCAGTATCTCCATGAAAATAAGATAATCCACAGAGATTTAAAACCAGAGAACATAGTTCTGCAGGATGTTGATGGGAAG CTAGTCCATAAAATCATAGATCTGGGTTATGCAAAAGACCTAGATCAGGGCAGTCTCTGCACATCCTTTGTTGGAACGCTCCAGTATTTG GCTCCAGAGCTCTTTGAAAGTAAACGTTACACTGTAACTGTGGACTACTGGAGCTTTGGCACAGTGCTCTTTGAATGCACTTGTGGCTTTCGCCCCTTTTTACACCACATGCAGCCCGTACAGTG GACAAGTAAAGTCAAGAACAAAGGTCCCAAAGACATCATGGCAGTAGAGGACATGAATGGAGAAATCCGATTCTCCACACATCTCCCATATCCCAACAATCTCAGCAg gCCACTGCTGGAACCAATTGAGTCTCTTCTACAGATGCTGTTACAGTGGGAACCCACGGAACGTGGTGGAGGGCTGGATCCTGACACAAACAAGCTGTGCTGCTACACAGTTCTACAGAATCTTCTCGACATGAAG GTGATTCATGTGTTGGACATGACGTCAGCACAGCTGCACTCGTTGGTTTTGGGTGCTGAGGAGAGCTTACACTCCCTGCAGCTTCGTCTGGAGACACACACTCAGTCACACATCTCCCCGCTGAGTCAAGAGCTGCTGCTTGAGACGGGAATCTCCCTCGACCCACGCAGACTTCCCGCACACTGTCTGCCAGATGGATTG CGAGGCTGGGACACCTCCATCGTCTTCCTGTTCGATAAGAGCTTGGCCAAGTACTCTGGGCCACTGACTGCCAGACCTCTGCCAGACAGTGTCAACTTTATAG TGAGGGAGACTAAAACACAGCTCCCGCTGTCTGCACTGAGAAAGGTGTGGGGCGAAGCAGTCAGCTACATCTGTGGACTGAAAGAGGACTACATTCGCCTCTACCAGGGGCAGAGGGCTGCCAT gctgaGTCTGCTTCGCTACAACACCAACTTGACACGGTACAAGAACATGCTGTTCTCCCACTCGCAGCAGCTCCAAGCCAAGCTGGCTTTTTTTAAGACCAGTATCCAGTACGACCTTGAGCGATACACCAAGCAGAGAAACACCGGCGTCT CTTCTGAAAAGTTGCTGAAGACCTGGCAGGAaaatgaagagaaggctgatgGGTATACGAAG GTTGCAGATTTGGGGTATCTGGATGAAGAGATAGTGGCTCTACATTCTGAGATCGTGGAGTTGCAGAGGAGTCCATTTGCAAGGAGACAGGAGGATGTAATGCAACAGCT tGAGAACAAGGCTATTGAACTCTACAAGCAACTGAAAGCTAAATGCAAAA GTCATGACCCTCCACATGGCTACAGTGACAGCTCAGACATGGTGAAGACCATTCTCCAAACAGTTCAGAACCAGGACAGAGTGCTGAAAGACATGTACACTCACCTGAG TACAATTCTGGTGTGTAAGCGGCGCATCCTTGATTTGTTCCCTAAGTTGGAAAAGGctgtaaaaaacataaaaactgcaGAGGCAGCAGTTATTCAGATGCAaatgaagagacagaaagagttCTGGTACCTCCTCAAGATTGCCTGT GCCCAGAGAAATGCTTCATCACCGTCACTTATGCAGCAACCCACTGACAG TAAAACTGTTCATCAGTTACTGGATGAGAATGAGCTTTATCTGAGTCAGCTAACTTCTCTGCTGCAAGACGCCAATCAGGAGATGGAGCACAGTGTCATG GAGCAGGACTGGAGCTGGACTCGGTACGGAGTTGTGACAACCCGACCTCAGAAGCTGTAG